The following nucleotide sequence is from Peptococcaceae bacterium 1198_IL3148.
TTCCCGCTGATCAAGGTAACTAAAGTACTGCATTATTTCACATGCCCCTGATCTGTTGGTTTAGCATCCGCTGATTTAGCAGAGCCTTTGAACTTTTCAAATAAAAATCCCCCAACAAAAATCGTCGCCATAATGGTCAGTGTCATCACCTCGGTGATGTGAATGCCAAAGGCAGAAGCCATCATTTTACCACCGATAAAGGCAATTAACACATAGGCTGTGGCTTCTAGATGCGGGTATTTGTCCAACAGATTAATAAATACCTGAGCCACCAAACGCATCATTAAAATTCCCAATAAGCCCCCAATAAACAGCACCCAAATTTGACCACTGACACCAAAGGCTGCCAGCACACTGTCGATACTAAAGGCAATGTCCAACATCTCCACCGTTAATACCGTGCGCCAAAAACCACCGTGAACTTCCTTGACCTCTTCATCACCGTTATCCCGTTTAAAGAAATACTTACCAGCTAACCATAACAAGTAGAGTGCGCCTAGAATTTTAACAAAGGCAAATTTCACCAGATAAACGCCAATACCAATGGCTAGAAACCGGAACAGGTAAGCACCCCAAATACCATATACTAACGCTTTCTTCCTTTGCTCCGGTGGCAGGTGTCTTACGGCCACCGCCAACACCATGGCATTATCTGCACTTAAAATACCTTCTAACAGAACTAAAGAAGCAATGATTCCCCAAGAGGCTGGATTGACGAGAACTGCATGCAGCGCTTCCCACGAAAAAAATTGTGCATAACTTTGTGCTATACCAGCGAATAGATCCATTAATTAAATTCCTCCATTTTAGAAGGGGTGCTGTTGGAGCACCCCTTTAAGCGTTTTATTAACCAACGTTTAAGCCGTAGCTGGTGCAAAGGGCAGCTAATCCACCCTGATAGCCGGCACCAACAGCGCTAAATTTCCATTCTCCATTGTGACGGTAGAGTTCAGCAACCACCAGTGCTGTTTCAATTGAGTAATCTTCCGATAGATCGTAGCGAATCAATTCTTCGTCGTTGGCAGCGTTTACTACCCGAACAAAGGCGTTGGACACTTGACCAAAGTTTTGGTTTCTGGCTGCCGCTTCGTGAATGGTGATGGTGAAAGCAATCTTTTCAATTTCAGCTGGTACTTTTGTCAAGTCGATGGTCACCCTTTCATCGTCACCTTCCCCTTCACCGGTCAGGTTGTCACCGCTGTGACAGATAGCACCGCTGGCATCCTTTAGATTGTTGTAGAACACAATGGCAGAATCGTTTACCACTTTGCCATCTTTGTTTAGCAAAAAGGCGGCTGCATCCAAGTCAAATGCTTGTCCGCCATCATACTGGTTGGTGTCCCAACCGAGACCAACAAAAATGTTGGTTAAACCAGGATTAGTTTTGGTTAAATCAATTTTTTGACCCTTTGCCAAAGAAATAGCCATTTAACAATTACCCCCTATTTTTTATATTAATCAAATGTAACAATTATACATGTAATTTTCTTTTTACATAAACCGTTGCGCTAAGTTGCCCAGTGATGCATCGGTGGTACCTTCACCCACCGCAGCAAATTTCCATTCTCCATTGTGGCGGTATACTTCACCAACAATTAGCGAGGTTTTGCCACCATAGTTTTCTGTTAAGTTAAACCGCACCAGTTCTTGGCCATTATCGTTATTAACCACTCTAATAAAAGCGTTTTTAATCATGCCAAAGTCTTGTCTACGTTTGACACAGTCATAGATATTAACCACAAACACCAGATAGTTGATGTCGGCAGGAATTTTACTCAATTCCACATATATTTGTTCGTCATCGCCATCTCCATCACCGGTGAGGTTGTCACCCATGTGCCGTACACTACCGCATTTGCTCTTTAGGTTACCAAAGTATATCAGGTTTTCTTTCTTGGTTAATTTTTTGTTTTGGTCTAGCATAAAAATTGAGGCATCACAGTCGATTTTAGCGCCACCGGCGCCGCCACCAAATAGACCTTTTAAAAATCCACCACCGCCACCATTTTCAACGGGGTCCCAACCTAAACCCACCATCAATTTCTTTAAGCCTGGGTTACCTTTGGTCAAATCAATTTTTTGCCCCTTTTGTAAGCTAATAGCCATTAACTAACCTCCTAATTATTAAACATTCAAGCCATATAAACGGCATAAACCTGCTAACCCGTCTTGGAAACCACTGCCCACCGCTGCAAACTTCCACTCGCCATTGTGTCGGTACAGTTCACAAATTACCAGCGCCGTTTCCACACTATAGTCTTCACTGAGATCATAGCGCAAAATCTCTGCATTTGTGTTAGCATCCACCACCCGAGCAAAGGCATTGTGCACCATGCCAAAGTTTTGCTTCCGGGCTGCTGCCTCGTAAATGGTTACGGTAATGGCAACCTTTTGTACTCGATCGGGAATTTTAGCAAAATCGATAATAATTTGTTCATCGTCACCCTCACCGGCACCGGTGAGGTTGTCCCCGGTATGTATAACACAATCTGCTTCAGCCTTTAGGTTATTGTAAAACACAAAATCCTTTTCTTGGGATACCTTACCGTTAACATCCAGCAAAAACGCCGAAGCATCCAAGTCAAAATCGGCGCCATCAAAATTGTTAACATCCCAACCGAGGCCAATCATCACTTTAGTCAAGCCCGTTCTGCCTTTGGTCAAATCAATCTTTTGTCCCTTTTGCAGGTTAATTGCCAAAAATTATACCTCCTTCACTACTTTTCTAAAACTACATCTTAATGTAGTATTATACAGGCACTGGGACAAGTTGACAATAACTATTTAATAAAAAACTTTATTTTTCTGTATTTTTTTATTATACTTAAGGTGCTAATTTCTGTAATAAACAAAAGGTGATGTCAAATGATTTCTTATGGACCTTTAAGGTACATATTGGCAAAAAAGAGAATAAAAAGAAAAGAATTGCAGCAGGCGCTCAATTTAAGCCCCACTACAATTGCCAAAATTAACCGAAATGAGTACTTATCTATGGAGGTACTGGATAAAATTTGTACTTATCTGCAGTGCAATATTGAGGACGTGGTCACCCACATTAATCCAATCGATCTAAAGAAAAAAAAGTAAGCATTTCAAAACCAATCTTTAAACAAATCTTTTATGTTATAACTATGCCTATTTTTTAAGATAAAATTTATGTGATCCCTACAACCAATGCCAATAATCAGATATATTACCGCCACAGTAAACACTAAGGTATCGATGCCAAGCACCTCCTTATGTATCTATATTGTGCTGTACTATATGTGACGGTGGCAAGTAATGTGAAATACAAATTTTCCTATCAAGAATTAACCCTCTGGTTTACGCCAGAGGGTATCCAATGTTTAAAGTATAACTTAATTTTTATCGTTCTTAGCTTCAATCCACTTTACATAGTAGGGCAAGCTGGTATCGATAGCTACACCCTGTTGCAGCAGCTTAGTGACCAACAACCACTCTAATCCGTTGACCTTGGTATTGCGGCACCTTTCTACCCAGCTTAGGGGCATAATGAGCACAAAGCTGTTTTGGTACCTAAATTTAACGATGTTTCTTTTAATTTGCAGTCTGAGTTTCTCTTCTTCTTTGAACAGGTATTTATTGATCAGGGCAGTAATGTGGGCTACATACTTTTCTGTGGGGGCTGTCGATCTGAGCATCACATCGGCAAACCCCAGCCCACCGGGCGCTCTTTTATATTCCTGTTCGCTGAACATATTATCACTCCCGGTTTATTTACATCATTATTAAATAAAAACACACCTTTCCCGCCAACAAGCAAGAAGGGTGTGATAATCCTCTTATTACACCTATCGCTGTTAGCTTTAGCACCTTGCCTTTTATAACAGGTTGCTGCAGGTTCAACGGGCTAACTCCCTCGCCTGCTCTTGATAGCTTCTTATTAAATTAAGTTTATTATACCATAAATAGCACAGTTAATCAGCTGTTTTATCTCGATAAATAATATGTTCCATTAGCAGCACCGCCAACACACCCACCACAAAACCATTGCCGATAATTGGCCTGGCCAATGTTGGAAAGGCAGCTAAAGTTTCCGTCGGCAAAATTGATACAATAATACTTAACATTAAAGGCAGCCCTATCACTAAGCCGCTTTCAAAATTAATAGTTTTTGTACCATTATATACCACCAATAATCCTGCGGATATTTGTGAACACATTAGATAAATCATTGTGGCCCCCACCACCGCAGAAGGAATACTGCCCATAAAGGCAATAACCTTGGGCAAAAATGATATCAACAATAGTCCGAGGCCGGTGGGTATTAAAGTAAACCTGGAGGCGTTGCCGGTTGCAGCTATAAGACCGGGACTGAGTGAAAAATTCACCTGCCCGATAACCCCCATCAAACCAGATAATACGTTGGACAAGCCGGTAAAAGCAATCCCTCTGGTCACCCTTTGGGGCATTTGATCAGACTTAATTACTTCCCCCACCGATTGGATGGAACCCAAGTCGTTAATGGAAAGGGCTAAGAAGCAGACTAAAAAAGAGACCAACACCCCTGGTTCAATGGTTAAATCCAAGTTAAAGTTGCTAAAAAATGTGGAAACAAAAGCTATTTCTGCATTCATGGTCAACAATTGATAATGGGGCACCAACAGCAAATATAACAGACTACCGATAATGGTTGCCCATACTATTAACGTTGATCTCCAAATACCCATTAGCACATGATTGGCCACAAACATCGCCAGCACTAAAGCCACCGCAAAACACAAGTTTAAAAATGCAGTCCCCGCCATGTCAGTATTTATAATTAAATTCATAATTGTCGGGGTAAGGGTTAAAGCAATTAAAATTAGAATGGTAGCCACAACTCTAGGGGTGAACAGTTTTTTTAAATAACTGAACAACCCGGTGATGCTGACCAGTGTAAGCACAGCACCACTGATTAATACAGAGGAATAAATTGCTCCCATGCCACTGGCCTGACTGGCAATTATGGCCACCAGTAAAGCCGTTGCCGGTCCAACTATTAGTGGTAACCGGTGCCCCCAAATTAACTGCAGTAACAAACTTACCGCCACGACAAAAAATAGCTTTTGCATGTAAACAATTTGTTCTAACGGTTCGTTAAAATGTAGTTCGGCCACCACTTTACCAATAATGATTAGCACCGGAACGGTCACTGCCAGCCATTGCAGGCCCAAAAGCATTAGTTCTGGCAGCGGTGGCACCTCATTCAACCGATATTTTAATTTAATTTCAGCCATTTTCATCACCAACCCTATTATAAAGGCAAACCACATAAAAAGCACTGAGATTAACTAAATTACGCCCACTAAAGTTAACTGCAATATAGTGAAAGCTCCGTGTATATTTACCCGGAGCTTAATAAGGAGGAATAATCTATATCTAGTTAACTGCGCATGGCCCGCAACCTGGCCACTCGATCTTCAAGGGGTGGGTGCGTACTAAACAATCTGGCCACCGAGGCACCGGACAGCGGATTGATAATAAACATGTGGGACGCAGCCGGATTCACTTGCATTGGTATCCGTTGGGCAGCCGCTTGTAACTTAAGCAATGCGTTAGACAACCCATCGGGCGAGCCAGCAATCTTAGCGCCTGTGGCATCTGCAGCATATTCCCTAGAACGGGAGATGGCCATTTGTACAATGGCTGCTGCTATCGGTGCGATGATTGCCATAATCAGACCACCAATCATGCCACCGCCTCCCTCGTCATCACTTCTCCCCATACCAAAGATTGCCCCCCACTGCAAGGCATTACCCATCATACTGATGGCACCGGCCAGACCGGCAGCGATGGTGCTAATTAGTATATCTCTGTTTTTTACATGGGCCAATTCGTGAGCAATTACGCCTTCCAATTCCGAACGGTTCATCAACCGCAGAAGCCCTTCGGTAACAGCCACCGCTGCATTTTGTGGGTTGCGACCGGTGGCAAAGGCATTGGGTTGATCTGACGGAGTAATGTAGAGTCTTGGCATTGGAATTCCTGCCCGCTTGACTAAATTCTCCACCAGTGCATAAAGCTCTGGAGCTTCTGCCCTAGAGACTGGATAAGAACGTGTCATTTTAATGGCCATTTTATCGCTGTAAAAATAGCCAAATAAATTCATTGCCATGGCAATAATAAAAAACATCATGGCACCTGATTGACCAAAGAATGCATTACCAATAAACACGAGCAAAATCGTTAAAAAACCCATTAAAGTAAAAGTTTTTAGCGTATTCACATCCACCTCTCCTTTATAAATATAATAAAGTGAATTTTGATTCTGTTGTGATCAATGGTTTGTAATGTTACAACACCTATCTAATTTAGCCTCTAAGTATATTTATATCCACAATTGTTGGTATATTATCGTCCAGATAATACCGATTTTGCATCCCATTGGATTTGGAAGACTTAATTTGTATATTAGTAAATTATTATACAGCATTTACAAAAAACCGTACAGTTAAACTTGATGGTAAAAATGGTGGTTTCAAAAAAGGAACCCCAGGTTAATGCCCAAAGTTCCCTCATACCGAATCGCACTATTTTTTACAGTTCTTTTTAACACGTGACAAAAGCTATCAAACTGCAACAAAGGAGTTCCATTTAATTTAAGCCACCGGTCTATCTTGATAAAACCCTTCGTTTAGTATCTTGACACGGATGCGATTAATGCGCAGGCCCACCATTTCTATAACCTCAAACCTATGGCTAGGTAATTCTACCACGTCGCCCACTTTGGGCCTTTTAGCCAGTTTGCCAAAAACATAACCAGCTAAAGTGTCATATTCCTCATCGTCATCATCCACTGGCAGTTCTAACACTTCCACTGCCTCTTCCAACAGCAGGCGACCATCCACCAAATAGGTGCCTTCATTTTCAGCAACCACCTGGGGCAGTTCTTTGTCAAACTCGTCTTGTATTTCACCCACCAGTTCCTCTAACACGTTTTCCATTGTAACTATTCCACTGGTGCAGCCGTATTCATCCACCACCAAGGTCATGTGCTGGTGGTTTTTTTGGAATTCTTTAAGCAAATCATCCAGTGGCATACCTTCGGGTACCATCATGATATTGCGTTTAATTTTTTCTATATTAGACCCGGGTTTCAATCGAAATAAATCTTTGATGTGTACCAAACCAATAACGTTATCACTATCCCGATCACATAACGGAAACCGCGTATGGGCGCTTTGCTGAGCAATTTCAATGTTTTCTGCCAAACTTTTTTGTATATCCATGAACACAACTTCCGGGCGGGGCACCATTACCTCTCTCACCACTCGCTTCTCAAATTCAAAAACGTTGTTTAGCAAACTCCATTCATCTTTATCTAAATGACCACCTTTATAGCTCTCTGAAACCAACATTTGTAGTTCCTCTTCACTATGGCTTTCTTCATGCTCGCTGGCTGGTTCCACCCCCAACTTACGTAAAATTCCATTGGCGGTACCATTGAACAACACAATTCCTGGATAAAACAACCGATAGAAAACCTGCATTGGTGCGGCTAGCCAGAGCGTAACCGATTCTGCCCGCTGTATAGATAATGATTTTGGTACCAATTCACCAAAAACCACGTGCAAATATGTCACCAATGTAAAGGCGATGATAAAAGAAATTGAATGCACTGCCGCCGGAGTGGCAACACCAAAATAATACAATACTGGCTCTAACAATTTGGCCACCACCGGTTCCCCCAGCCAACCTAGACCAAGACTGGCGATGGTAATACCCAATTGACTAACTGAAAGGTAGGCATCAATGTGGTTAACACAATCTTGAGCCAATTTTGCCCGAACGTTGCCCTCTGCCACCAACTGAGCTAAGCGGGTAGGCCGTACTTTGACAAAAGCAAACTCGGCTGCTACAAAAATAGCGTTTAACAAAACTAGCAATAATGCCAGCGCTATCTGTAGCAAAATAATAATACTAAACGACGTGTCGTCACCCATTATATGGGTTCACTCTCCTTATAATATATTAGCAAGCTAGAACTTGCTATTTTTATTTTATCAGATTAACTAAAATAATAATACATTAATAAAGGTTAAATTTCTTGTCAAAATTGACTTGGCCATTTATTTAGCGACTTTAGCATCGGACACTGGCACATTATCTCAGCCTTACATAGTCTTGCTCAAAAAATTGCAGGGGTTCAAACAAGTTGAACCCCTGCATCAATTGATCTATCATAAGGTTTGATGTGTTCTATTTGTGGATGAAACACTTCTTTTACGTTTAAATTTATTAAATACCTTTGGGTTTTTAATGCGGCCCACCCGCGCCCGCACGCCCGCAATTTTTTTAAATTTGATAGACTTAACTTTTTTCCCATTAGTGAATATTTTACTGGCATTTTTATAAATAACCAAAAACAACAAGTATGACATTACTGCCGCTAGGGTGGCGTTAATGGCACAGCCCAGCAGGTAAGCCGGACCGGCATGGATAAAGAAGTCCACCAATTTTTCCCAAATGGTTAGGCCTGCAGCAAATTCCTGAGGTGGTCTTTCATTAGAAGCAATAAAAAAAGTTCCCACTTTATAGTTAAAAACGTACAAAAAAGGGGACACATAGGTCATTAGTAAAGCTGGCACTGAGGTGGCGGCAATATTTAATTTAAGCAGTTTAGCCAGCACTATGCCGATTGGCAAATTTAAGCCCGGCAGCGGCAGAATAGATAAGAAAAATCCCAGTGATACACTTTTGGCCAACTTATTGGGGTCGTCTTTAATATTAATCAGTTTTAGTAAATTAGCTTTAAATTTTTTGAGAATATTAACATCCCCTTTGTGAAATACATTGTTGTTCAAACCATATTATATTTGATTTTAGTATGGCTGTACACAATTAATTTATTGTCACTGCGAACACAAAAAGAATTCTACTCCCTTTTGGGATAACCCTTTAATTTTGCCAACATGTACAGCAGCAGAGGAATGGCCAACCCCAGGAAGTAAAGTAAAATGGTTAAAGGTTGGAGAAACAATTGCCTCAGCTGCGGAACGTTGGTAATGTAAATATTGGCGCCAATAAACACAACCAACCCGTAAACCAACAGTATAATCCGATAACCTTTAAAATTAAACAAGTCTCTGGTTAGGCTGGCGGCGGCATATAATAATACCGCAACAGCAATAAAAAAACCCATCTGCCAAACCATCATCATCACTGCATCCACCCGAGAAAAAAAGCCAATATCTACGGTTCTAATCATACTAACCGTCGGCAACAGCGCTGTCTCGGCATACTTTAAGCCCAGGATAGCAATACTCAGTGTTGCCACCAACAAAGATAGCATAATTATAGTACCGAATATTATAATTTGGCATTTAATTAGCTTATCTTTTTTGTTAATCAGAGGCATTAGCGCAAAAATAATGATTGAGTAAGCTAAATGCCCTCCGATAAAGGTGGTTCCCACCAATGAAGGTTTATATCCGTACTGTAGCACCGGTAAGTATTCTTTTAGATTAATGTTCGGTATATTTAACAGCACCAGCATCACAATCAACCCTAATCCCATGGGCAAGATCACTTCATTCATCCGGGCCGGTACTGAAATACCTAAGAATGACACATATAATGCCGGTATTAAAACTATCAAATGCCATATATAGGGAACACTTTCCGGTTTAAAGGCCA
It contains:
- a CDS encoding hemolysin family protein, which gives rise to MGDDTSFSIIILLQIALALLLVLLNAIFVAAEFAFVKVRPTRLAQLVAEGNVRAKLAQDCVNHIDAYLSVSQLGITIASLGLGWLGEPVVAKLLEPVLYYFGVATPAAVHSISFIIAFTLVTYLHVVFGELVPKSLSIQRAESVTLWLAAPMQVFYRLFYPGIVLFNGTANGILRKLGVEPASEHEESHSEEELQMLVSESYKGGHLDKDEWSLLNNVFEFEKRVVREVMVPRPEVVFMDIQKSLAENIEIAQQSAHTRFPLCDRDSDNVIGLVHIKDLFRLKPGSNIEKIKRNIMMVPEGMPLDDLLKEFQKNHQHMTLVVDEYGCTSGIVTMENVLEELVGEIQDEFDKELPQVVAENEGTYLVDGRLLLEEAVEVLELPVDDDDEEYDTLAGYVFGKLAKRPKVGDVVELPSHRFEVIEMVGLRINRIRVKILNEGFYQDRPVA
- a CDS encoding TerD family protein; this translates as MAISLQKGQKIDLTKGNPGLKKLMVGLGWDPVENGGGGGFLKGLFGGGAGGAKIDCDASIFMLDQNKKLTKKENLIYFGNLKSKCGSVRHMGDNLTGDGDGDDEQIYVELSKIPADINYLVFVVNIYDCVKRRQDFGMIKNAFIRVVNNDNGQELVRFNLTENYGGKTSLIVGEVYRHNGEWKFAAVGEGTTDASLGNLAQRFM
- a CDS encoding TerD family protein, which produces MAINLQKGQKIDLTKGRTGLTKVMIGLGWDVNNFDGADFDLDASAFLLDVNGKVSQEKDFVFYNNLKAEADCVIHTGDNLTGAGEGDDEQIIIDFAKIPDRVQKVAITVTIYEAAARKQNFGMVHNAFARVVDANTNAEILRYDLSEDYSVETALVICELYRHNGEWKFAAVGSGFQDGLAGLCRLYGLNV
- a CDS encoding zinc metalloprotease HtpX, with protein sequence MNTLKTFTLMGFLTILLVFIGNAFFGQSGAMMFFIIAMAMNLFGYFYSDKMAIKMTRSYPVSRAEAPELYALVENLVKRAGIPMPRLYITPSDQPNAFATGRNPQNAAVAVTEGLLRLMNRSELEGVIAHELAHVKNRDILISTIAAGLAGAISMMGNALQWGAIFGMGRSDDEGGGGMIGGLIMAIIAPIAAAIVQMAISRSREYAADATGAKIAGSPDGLSNALLKLQAAAQRIPMQVNPAASHMFIINPLSGASVARLFSTHPPLEDRVARLRAMRS
- a CDS encoding helix-turn-helix transcriptional regulator, translated to MISYGPLRYILAKKRIKRKELQQALNLSPTTIAKINRNEYLSMEVLDKICTYLQCNIEDVVTHINPIDLKKKK
- a CDS encoding TerC family protein, which encodes MDLFAGIAQSYAQFFSWEALHAVLVNPASWGIIASLVLLEGILSADNAMVLAVAVRHLPPEQRKKALVYGIWGAYLFRFLAIGIGVYLVKFAFVKILGALYLLWLAGKYFFKRDNGDEEVKEVHGGFWRTVLTVEMLDIAFSIDSVLAAFGVSGQIWVLFIGGLLGILMMRLVAQVFINLLDKYPHLEATAYVLIAFIGGKMMASAFGIHITEVMTLTIMATIFVGGFLFEKFKGSAKSADAKPTDQGHVK
- a CDS encoding endospore germination permease produces the protein MHNTKITPKQATFLVLACTLSSVHVFLPNELAQYTGRDAWISALLAPFIGCLIFFMVIKLGLLLPNHSLAGINKKLLGRYFGGLITCIYITSFLVLCIRNLIQFGLIMSVAFKPESVPYIWHLIVLIPALYVSFLGISVPARMNEVILPMGLGLIVMLVLLNIPNINLKEYLPVLQYGYKPSLVGTTFIGGHLAYSIIIFALMPLINKKDKLIKCQIIIFGTIIMLSLLVATLSIAILGLKYAETALLPTVSMIRTVDIGFFSRVDAVMMMVWQMGFFIAVAVLLYAAASLTRDLFNFKGYRIILLVYGLVVFIGANIYITNVPQLRQLFLQPLTILLYFLGLAIPLLLYMLAKLKGYPKRE
- a CDS encoding TerD family protein, producing the protein MAISLAKGQKIDLTKTNPGLTNIFVGLGWDTNQYDGGQAFDLDAAAFLLNKDGKVVNDSAIVFYNNLKDASGAICHSGDNLTGEGEGDDERVTIDLTKVPAEIEKIAFTITIHEAAARNQNFGQVSNAFVRVVNAANDEELIRYDLSEDYSIETALVVAELYRHNGEWKFSAVGAGYQGGLAALCTSYGLNVG
- a CDS encoding solute carrier family 23 protein: MWFAFIIGLVMKMAEIKLKYRLNEVPPLPELMLLGLQWLAVTVPVLIIIGKVVAELHFNEPLEQIVYMQKLFFVVAVSLLLQLIWGHRLPLIVGPATALLVAIIASQASGMGAIYSSVLISGAVLTLVSITGLFSYLKKLFTPRVVATILILIALTLTPTIMNLIINTDMAGTAFLNLCFAVALVLAMFVANHVLMGIWRSTLIVWATIIGSLLYLLLVPHYQLLTMNAEIAFVSTFFSNFNLDLTIEPGVLVSFLVCFLALSINDLGSIQSVGEVIKSDQMPQRVTRGIAFTGLSNVLSGLMGVIGQVNFSLSPGLIAATGNASRFTLIPTGLGLLLISFLPKVIAFMGSIPSAVVGATMIYLMCSQISAGLLVVYNGTKTINFESGLVIGLPLMLSIIVSILPTETLAAFPTLARPIIGNGFVVGVLAVLLMEHIIYRDKTAD
- a CDS encoding DUF2062 domain-containing protein, with the protein product MNNNVFHKGDVNILKKFKANLLKLINIKDDPNKLAKSVSLGFFLSILPLPGLNLPIGIVLAKLLKLNIAATSVPALLMTYVSPFLYVFNYKVGTFFIASNERPPQEFAAGLTIWEKLVDFFIHAGPAYLLGCAINATLAAVMSYLLFLVIYKNASKIFTNGKKVKSIKFKKIAGVRARVGRIKNPKVFNKFKRKRSVSSTNRTHQTL